A genome region from Panicum virgatum strain AP13 chromosome 4K, P.virgatum_v5, whole genome shotgun sequence includes the following:
- the LOC120701878 gene encoding uncharacterized protein LOC120701878 translates to MGLCVATPRQRPYPARAASSAAPPLPGARDFLCCPVPPRRTGPFVAPPHQARGAHADSPTSPVPPIWAHEAPSPPLLRLRHQSERAKPHGRDPPIPKAAAAAAAAAEAERTKRQAAREEALAQAAEAEKEAADAAKEIDALAARQRAAAARKAAAAAADAQEPDGQSTASSGGGNDLHAAMLQHEAAAVINLHAPAVGVQTIRSLVHSVLDLATGNYNCWRDQFLLAIGKYSLEDHVHLDTPAPNFPDWVRMDCVVKSWIAGTISTDLAETAMERGATARDVWLALETQFPGNRETRALHLDYQFRNFVQGELSITDYCRRFKTMADGLAALGEPVTDRTLVLNVIRGLNDRFSDIGRHLRCGRPFPVFKDVISELTLEEMTMAHKAAAPPTALLASSAKPPSATLGGGQSSDQRPSSGGRV, encoded by the exons ATGGGCCTTTG CGTCGCCACCCCCCGGCAACGCCCCTACCCGGCGCGCGCAGCTTCCTCtgctgcgccgcccctccccggcGCGCGCGACTTCCTCTGCTGCCCCGTCCCTCCCCGACGCACAGGTCCCTTCGTCGCACCGCCACACCAGGCGCGCGGAGCCCACGCCGACTCCCCTACTTCGCCTGTGCCGCCAATCTGGGCGCACGAAGCCCCgtcgcctcctctgcttcgccTGCGCCACCAATCCGAACGCGCGAAGCCCCATGGCCGGGACCCCCCCAtccccaaggccgccgccgccgccgctgcggccgcaGAGGCCGAGCGCACGAAGCGCCAGGCCGCGCGCGAGGAGGCCCTCGCCCAGGCCGCCGAGGCCGAGAAGGAGGCGGCCGACGCCGCCAAGGAAATCGACGCCCTCGCCGCGCGTCAGCgtgccgccgcagcccgcaaggctgccgccgccgccgccgacgcccaggAGCCGGACGGCCAGTCCACCGCCTCCAGCGGTGGCGGCAATGACCTCCACGCCGCCATGCTTCAACACGAAGCCGCCGCCGTGATCAACCTGCACGCCCCGGCTGTGGGCGTCCAAACCATCCGCAGCCTCGTCCACTCCGTCCTCGACCTCGCCACCGGCAACTACAACTGCTGGCGGGATCAGTTCCTCCTCGCCATCGGGAAGTACTCCCTCGAGGATCACGTGCACCTCGACACGCCGGCGCCAAACTTCCCCGACTGGGTACGCATGGATTGCGTCGTCAAGTCGTGGATCGCGGGCACCATCTCCACCGATCTCGCCGAGACCGCGATGGAGCGTGGCGCCACGGCGCGCGACGTCTGGCTCGCCCTGGAAACCCAATTCCCGGGGAACCGGGAGACGCGCGCCCTCCACCTCGACTACCAGTTCAGGAACTTCGTCCAGGGCGAGCTCTCCATCACCGACTACTGCCGTCGCTTCAAGACCATGGCGGACGGCCTCGCCGCCCTTGGCGAGCCTGTCACTGACCGCACGCTGGTCTTGAACGTCATCCGCGGCCTCAACGACCGGTTCAGCGACATCGGTCGTCATCTTCGCTGCGGCCGGCCGTTCCCGGTGTTCAAGGACGTCATCTCTGAGCTGACCCTCGAGGAGATGACCATGGCGCACAAGGCAGCTGCGCCTCCCACCGCCCTTCTCGCGTCCTCGGCAAAGCCCCCCAGCGCCACCCTGGGCGGCGGCCAGTCATCTGACCAGCGCCCTTCCTCGGGGGGGCGGGTCTAG